A stretch of Alkalicella caledoniensis DNA encodes these proteins:
- a CDS encoding ABC transporter ATP-binding protein: MISVNNLNFSYSRAKVKTLKDINFNIKRGEIFGFLGPSGSGKSTTQKILIGTLKNYYGSVKIDNKELKKLKKDYYNKIGVAFESPNFYSKFTAVENLNFFGSLFSSDISDIDILLESVNLLEYKNMRVGQFSKGMKMRLNLCRALINNPDIIFLDEPTSGLDPVNAKRVKDIILQKKSEGKTVFLTTHNMNVADEICDRVAFLVDGEIKLIDSPRQLKLSRGNKNVVVEYKGDDIVETKQYSMDQLLDNQDFQRVMRTKDVERIYTQEASLESIFIEVTGRELT; encoded by the coding sequence GTGATATCAGTTAACAATTTAAATTTTTCTTACTCTAGAGCAAAAGTTAAAACACTGAAAGACATTAATTTTAATATAAAAAGAGGGGAAATTTTTGGTTTTTTAGGTCCATCGGGCTCTGGAAAAAGTACCACACAAAAAATACTTATCGGAACCCTTAAAAACTACTATGGTTCAGTTAAGATTGATAACAAAGAACTAAAGAAACTTAAAAAAGATTATTATAATAAAATAGGTGTAGCCTTTGAAAGTCCTAACTTCTACTCTAAATTTACAGCTGTGGAAAATCTTAATTTTTTTGGTTCACTTTTCTCATCGGATATCAGTGACATAGACATACTGCTTGAATCTGTAAATTTGCTGGAATATAAAAATATGAGGGTTGGGCAATTTTCTAAGGGAATGAAAATGAGGCTAAACCTTTGTAGGGCACTAATTAATAATCCAGATATTATATTTCTTGACGAACCCACTTCAGGTTTAGACCCAGTTAATGCAAAAAGAGTAAAAGATATTATATTGCAAAAAAAATCTGAAGGAAAAACCGTATTTCTTACTACACATAATATGAATGTAGCAGATGAGATTTGTGATAGGGTAGCTTTTTTGGTGGATGGAGAAATAAAGCTTATAGACTCTCCTAGGCAGTTGAAACTAAGCAGAGGCAACAAAAATGTAGTCGTTGAATACAAAGGAGATGATATTGTTGAAACAAAGCAGTACTCTATGGATCAGCTTCTAGATAATCAGGATTTTCAAAGGGTTATGCGAACAAAAGATGTAGAACGAATTTATACACAAGAAGCTAGCCTAGAGAGTATATTTATAGAGGTAACTGGGAGGGAGCTTACATGA
- a CDS encoding ABC transporter permease: protein MKDFFILRLLDKGEYLFTKLGVNYRTLRSILNVKLIMDERRVPTVLSNDEEKEGNYFKKSLFIYALMGVFMLVFMIPSFPLFFKMSIIYGLLLFMIISSLISDFSSVLLDVNEKNILLPKPVDYKTLNMAKTIHVLIYLLTISLAISGPLIIAGTIIYGISFLGIFLVQLFSLLGFSIFTTSLLYYLILRLFDGEKLKDIINYFQIGFTLLVTLSYQFVGRAFGFIDLDIVFTPRWWTYILPPTWFSAPFVVLLDKDYSTSIIWLSILGVVVSICMLVIYLKLIAPYFDKNLAKLSDNSGKLSAKAKKRAMRKLLLSKIFLKDKNEQTFYKFTKRMIASERKFKLRLFPSLGFSVIFPLIFLFNNVGYGQSFESYLDSMKNSSTYFVLYVSLIMLISALPMISISEKYNAAWVYQVIPLNSGTPIYSGATKALVINYFSPAFMISSGLFVWVFGARILPDLLIIFFNLLLLIMFVTLVTPKDLPFSQDFKYIKDKSTKTFFYSIGFIIVSVVAHFLVRRAAFGLYIYMAISMIAIKFFWQRAFK, encoded by the coding sequence ATGAAGGATTTCTTTATACTACGGTTATTGGATAAGGGGGAGTACTTATTTACTAAACTAGGTGTGAACTACAGAACCCTTAGATCTATACTAAATGTAAAGCTAATAATGGATGAACGCAGGGTGCCAACAGTTTTGTCAAATGATGAAGAGAAAGAAGGGAATTACTTCAAAAAATCCCTATTTATCTATGCTTTGATGGGTGTTTTTATGCTGGTCTTTATGATTCCCTCTTTTCCGCTGTTTTTTAAAATGAGCATTATTTACGGGCTGCTTTTGTTTATGATCATTTCATCTTTAATATCAGACTTTTCCTCGGTACTTTTAGACGTAAATGAAAAAAATATCTTGCTGCCTAAACCAGTAGATTATAAAACGTTAAACATGGCCAAAACAATACATGTCCTTATCTACCTACTTACCATTTCATTGGCTATAAGCGGACCACTTATAATTGCTGGGACAATAATATATGGTATTAGTTTTTTGGGTATATTCTTAGTTCAACTTTTTTCCTTGCTGGGATTTTCCATATTTACAACTTCTTTGCTATATTATCTAATCTTACGGCTATTCGACGGCGAAAAGCTTAAGGATATTATAAATTATTTCCAGATAGGCTTTACCCTCCTTGTAACCTTGTCATATCAATTTGTAGGTAGAGCCTTTGGATTCATTGACTTAGATATAGTCTTTACTCCTAGATGGTGGACTTATATTTTACCACCTACTTGGTTTAGTGCACCATTTGTTGTGTTATTAGATAAAGATTATTCAACATCTATTATATGGCTATCCATATTAGGGGTAGTGGTTTCTATATGTATGCTTGTAATTTACCTCAAGTTGATAGCTCCTTATTTTGATAAGAACCTAGCAAAACTAAGCGATAACAGTGGTAAGCTTTCTGCAAAGGCAAAAAAGAGAGCAATGAGAAAACTATTATTATCAAAGATTTTTTTAAAGGATAAAAATGAGCAGACTTTCTATAAATTTACCAAGAGAATGATTGCCAGTGAGAGAAAATTTAAATTAAGACTATTTCCATCCTTGGGTTTTTCTGTTATATTTCCACTAATATTCTTATTCAACAACGTAGGATATGGCCAGTCCTTTGAATCCTACCTTGATAGTATGAAAAATAGCAGCACCTATTTCGTACTCTATGTTTCTCTAATTATGTTGATATCTGCTTTACCCATGATAAGTATCAGCGAAAAATATAATGCTGCCTGGGTCTATCAAGTGATTCCATTAAACAGTGGTACACCTATATACTCCGGGGCAACTAAGGCTTTAGTAATCAACTACTTCTCACCAGCTTTTATGATATCAAGTGGTTTGTTTGTTTGGGTATTTGGGGCTAGAATTCTACCTGACTTACTGATAATTTTCTTTAACCTATTACTCCTTATTATGTTCGTAACACTAGTGACCCCTAAGGACCTACCATTTTCCCAAGATTTTAAGTATATTAAGGACAAAAGTACAAAGACCTTCTTTTACTCCATTGGTTTTATCATAGTGTCAGTAGTGGCACATTTTCTAGTCAGAAGGGCTGCATTTGGTTTATACATTTATATGGCTATCTCAATGATTGCTATAAAATTCTTTTGGCAGAGAGCATTTAAGTAA
- a CDS encoding BREX system ATP-binding domain-containing protein — MSSLKNLSSEDFHDELAEISRCLEVVNRGYGSLKIICSEDDNSTSTIINSTKEQGLDNNFVLTEIKISNEFKVTSLQELYSNIMQNLIVQRQGVITPTSFEAIFQIWLERIRSYPDKNVAQGEIFSIISELEKHSVVFAKAFLSYIKSKINGDSESSSALASLLMGKNEDNCTVGDKGLDQKQHEPIKFLKAFAKLVQYIGFSGILIIVDDLQLVLNERSDLRAGCYDVLKSLLDAIKSDTLQGCMFLFGSTYDIVEDQLRGFYSDYGLCQRLGSMDHRNTDTYDVKNTVMFVK; from the coding sequence ATGTCAAGCTTAAAAAACCTATCCTCGGAAGATTTTCATGATGAACTTGCAGAAATAAGTAGGTGCCTTGAAGTAGTAAATAGGGGTTACGGATCATTAAAAATTATTTGCAGTGAGGATGACAACTCAACTTCGACTATAATAAATTCAACAAAAGAACAAGGCCTTGATAATAATTTTGTGTTGACGGAAATTAAAATCAGTAATGAGTTTAAAGTAACTTCATTACAAGAGTTATATAGTAACATCATGCAAAACCTAATTGTTCAAAGGCAAGGTGTTATAACACCCACAAGCTTTGAGGCTATTTTCCAAATATGGCTAGAGAGAATTAGAAGTTACCCCGACAAGAATGTTGCTCAAGGTGAAATTTTCTCAATAATATCTGAGCTTGAAAAGCACAGTGTAGTTTTTGCTAAAGCCTTTTTGTCCTATATTAAATCTAAAATTAATGGCGACAGTGAATCCTCATCTGCCCTAGCATCATTGTTAATGGGGAAAAACGAAGATAATTGTACCGTAGGTGATAAAGGTTTGGATCAAAAACAGCATGAACCAATTAAATTCCTTAAAGCCTTTGCAAAATTAGTACAATACATAGGCTTTTCAGGTATCCTTATAATTGTAGATGACCTTCAGCTTGTACTAAACGAACGTTCTGATTTGCGAGCTGGCTGTTACGATGTTTTAAAATCCCTATTAGATGCCATTAAGTCTGATACTTTACAAGGTTGCATGTTCTTATTTGGTTCCACCTACGACATTGTTGAAGATCAGTTGAGGGGTTTTTATTCCGACTATGGTCTATGTCAAAGGTTGGGAAGTATGGATCACAGAAATACTGACACTTATGACGTAAAAAATACTGTAATGTTTGTTAAGTAA
- the msrB gene encoding peptide-methionine (R)-S-oxide reductase MsrB, translating to MDNKNKFDKNNLRKKLSPTQYRVTQENGTEAPFKNEFWNHNKPGLYVDIVSGEPLFTSLDKFDAGCGWPSFTKPVDRKQIKEKADFTHNMHRIEVRSKDADSHLGHVFNDGPLEEGGLRYCINSAALRFIPLEDMEKEGYKDLIKVFET from the coding sequence ATGGACAATAAAAATAAGTTTGATAAGAACAATTTAAGGAAAAAGCTAAGCCCAACCCAATACAGAGTAACACAGGAAAATGGGACTGAAGCGCCTTTCAAAAATGAGTTTTGGAATCATAATAAGCCAGGGCTTTATGTGGATATTGTTTCAGGGGAGCCACTCTTTACTTCCTTAGATAAATTTGATGCAGGATGTGGATGGCCTAGCTTTACTAAGCCTGTTGATAGAAAGCAAATTAAGGAGAAAGCTGATTTTACCCACAACATGCACCGCATTGAAGTGCGTAGTAAGGACGCAGATTCCCACCTTGGCCATGTTTTCAATGATGGGCCATTAGAAGAAGGTGGGTTAAGGTATTGCATTAACAGTGCTGCACTTAGATTTATCCCCCTTGAGGATATGGAAAAGGAAGGATATAAGGACTTGATAAAAGTATTTGAAACCTAG
- a CDS encoding YidC/Oxa1 family membrane protein insertase gives MNLFYNWTSSYGLAIILLTLAFRIIILPLNIKQIRNTQAMNALIPEQKKIEKIYKEDKEKLSQATMELYKKYNVSLFSGCLPMLIQLPILIAMFSVIQQTSNFTSTMFLGIDLAVPDKLFGITGLLPILAGITTYIQSVQTSSTSTSNQASNGTLTTMNKLMPLMIVIFSSTMAAGLALYWFVGNVLSIGQNYIISRYFVNLPNTAEII, from the coding sequence ATGAATTTATTTTACAACTGGACAAGTAGCTATGGGCTTGCAATAATACTATTAACTTTGGCATTTAGGATAATTATATTACCGTTAAATATTAAGCAAATCAGAAATACTCAAGCCATGAACGCACTTATCCCTGAGCAAAAAAAAATAGAAAAGATATATAAGGAGGATAAAGAAAAACTAAGTCAGGCTACAATGGAACTATACAAAAAATACAATGTCAGTCTTTTTTCTGGGTGCTTACCTATGCTAATACAACTACCTATTCTCATTGCCATGTTCAGTGTAATACAACAAACTAGCAATTTTACTAGCACTATGTTTTTAGGTATTGACTTAGCAGTTCCTGATAAGCTTTTTGGTATAACTGGTTTGCTACCCATACTAGCTGGTATAACAACTTATATTCAATCAGTGCAAACATCATCTACCAGTACAAGTAACCAGGCGTCAAATGGCACATTGACCACTATGAATAAACTCATGCCATTGATGATAGTAATTTTCAGCTCAACAATGGCGGCAGGTCTGGCCCTCTATTGGTTTGTGGGTAATGTATTATCCATAGGGCAAAATTATATCATAAGTAGATATTTTGTTAATTTACCCAACACTGCAGAAATAATATAA
- a CDS encoding BCCT family transporter has product MQKDDISSKELEEKLYKRNYNKNGLDLNPVVSLSVGVFILVFSLYALININHANRMFELVRDYIITNFDWVFILSSNFFIVVCLFFAFSKLGHIKIGGVHSDTEFSNFSWYSMLISAGMGIGLMFWAVGEPLYHSEFIPPIFEHSNNAYAAMATTFFHWGLHPWGIYALISLALAFFAYNRNLPLSLRSVFYPLLGDRVFGFWGDLIDSLAVIATLFGLATSLGLGVQQVNSGLSYLIGIPNNVIVQVILIVAITLIATISVVSGIDKGVRFLSEMNIKIAAFFMLAILILGPTGYIIRLFSNSLGLYLNGLISSSFYVSIMDKTWQGDWSVFYLAWWISWSPFVGLFIARISKGRTIREFVLAVLVIPSLLSFVWLSVFGGTAISLNAASDGALFNVVQDNLPVALFEMINILNMPILAGLLRIVLSVLATVLIISYFVTSSDSGSLVVDKITSGGKLKTPASQRVFWACLEGMVAAVLLLIGGERALNALQTAVISTGLPFAIVLIVMTISLIKSLHVSQRKQKRIRDINKFKKIMEVIEEE; this is encoded by the coding sequence GTGCAAAAAGATGACATTAGTAGCAAGGAACTTGAAGAAAAACTTTATAAGAGGAACTATAACAAAAACGGGTTAGATTTAAACCCAGTAGTTTCTTTATCAGTAGGAGTATTTATATTGGTTTTCTCACTTTATGCATTGATAAACATAAATCATGCAAATCGAATGTTCGAACTGGTGAGAGACTATATAATCACTAATTTTGATTGGGTTTTCATATTATCTAGTAATTTTTTTATAGTAGTTTGCCTGTTTTTTGCTTTTTCTAAGCTTGGTCACATAAAAATCGGTGGTGTACATAGTGATACAGAGTTTAGTAATTTTTCATGGTATTCCATGCTTATCTCAGCAGGAATGGGTATAGGACTTATGTTTTGGGCCGTTGGTGAACCCCTTTATCATTCTGAGTTCATCCCACCTATATTTGAACATAGTAACAATGCTTACGCTGCCATGGCAACAACTTTTTTCCATTGGGGACTGCATCCCTGGGGAATATATGCTTTAATTTCTTTGGCATTAGCTTTTTTTGCATATAATAGAAATCTCCCACTATCTTTAAGGTCAGTATTTTATCCACTTTTAGGGGATAGGGTTTTTGGATTTTGGGGTGATTTGATAGATTCCCTTGCGGTTATAGCTACTTTATTTGGCCTGGCCACTTCTTTAGGTCTTGGTGTACAGCAGGTTAATAGTGGTTTAAGTTATCTAATAGGTATTCCTAACAATGTAATAGTACAAGTTATACTAATTGTGGCAATAACACTAATTGCAACAATTTCAGTGGTCTCTGGTATCGATAAAGGAGTTAGATTCTTATCTGAAATGAACATAAAAATTGCCGCATTTTTTATGTTAGCAATACTCATTTTAGGTCCCACAGGCTATATTATTCGCCTATTCTCTAACTCTTTGGGCTTGTATTTAAACGGTCTAATCAGCTCCTCCTTTTATGTATCCATAATGGATAAGACATGGCAAGGTGATTGGTCTGTGTTCTATCTAGCGTGGTGGATTTCATGGTCACCATTCGTAGGTCTTTTTATAGCTAGAATATCAAAGGGTAGGACAATCAGGGAATTTGTGTTAGCTGTTTTAGTTATTCCATCACTTTTGTCATTTGTATGGCTCTCTGTCTTTGGGGGAACTGCCATATCTTTAAATGCAGCATCCGATGGAGCTTTATTTAATGTTGTACAGGACAATTTACCCGTTGCCCTTTTTGAAATGATTAACATCTTAAATATGCCTATTTTAGCAGGCTTACTTAGGATAGTACTGTCGGTTTTAGCCACGGTGTTGATTATTTCGTATTTTGTAACCTCTTCTGATTCAGGTTCACTGGTTGTTGATAAAATCACATCAGGTGGTAAGCTTAAAACCCCAGCTTCCCAGAGGGTCTTCTGGGCATGTTTAGAAGGTATGGTTGCAGCTGTTCTTCTTCTTATTGGTGGAGAGCGGGCACTAAATGCACTGCAAACAGCTGTTATTAGTACAGGGCTTCCTTTTGCCATTGTACTAATTGTAATGACCATTTCACTTATCAAAAGTCTTCATGTTTCCCAACGTAAACAAAAACGTATTAGGGACATAAATAAGTTTAAGAAAATCATGGAAGTTATAGAAGAAGAATAA
- a CDS encoding MarR family winged helix-turn-helix transcriptional regulator: MNREANLGYLLSKAARLTKWELNNRLTDIGLTSTQWGVLHLLYQYKETDFVATPAAIADKLHSDRPTISGIIDRLNKNGWILRETNPDDRRSQLISLTEKTLGLVSEMERLSDETMNSAVSDFSKKELEELARYLSRIINNLTTEK; encoded by the coding sequence ATGAATAGAGAAGCAAATTTAGGATACTTACTTAGTAAGGCCGCAAGGCTAACAAAGTGGGAGTTGAATAATAGACTTACAGATATAGGCCTTACTTCCACACAGTGGGGTGTACTGCATTTACTATATCAGTATAAAGAGACAGATTTTGTTGCCACACCCGCAGCCATTGCAGATAAACTACATTCTGATAGACCCACTATTTCAGGTATAATCGATAGGTTAAATAAAAACGGCTGGATTTTAAGAGAAACAAACCCAGATGACAGAAGGTCTCAGTTGATAAGCTTAACAGAAAAAACACTGGGGTTAGTGTCGGAAATGGAAAGGCTCAGTGATGAAACAATGAATTCTGCTGTTAGTGACTTTTCAAAAAAAGAATTAGAAGAACTGGCAAGATACCTTTCAAGGATTATAAACAATCTCACGACAGAAAAATAG
- a CDS encoding TetR/AcrR family transcriptional regulator has product MAKGFTEREKIIITNNLLERGKELFSVFGIKKTSIGDLTKAVGIAQGSFYSFFNSKEELYFEILEKEEKILKEKILKNFNIYEADASSFKDFLLSGLREVEKNTFLKTLYNRDEFELIVRKLPEEKIAKHIATDGDDLLPLIQYWQQKGMMEKFNPDAIAGVIRALFLLSTHKKEIGDGVYDETLELIITLIANGLFKGRE; this is encoded by the coding sequence ATGGCTAAAGGCTTTACTGAAAGAGAGAAAATAATAATAACCAATAACCTGCTAGAAAGGGGAAAGGAACTTTTTAGTGTATTTGGAATTAAGAAAACCTCCATTGGTGATCTTACTAAAGCTGTGGGCATTGCCCAGGGATCTTTTTACAGCTTTTTTAACTCTAAAGAAGAGCTTTACTTTGAAATACTAGAGAAAGAAGAAAAAATTCTTAAAGAAAAGATCCTCAAAAATTTCAATATATATGAAGCTGATGCAAGTTCATTTAAAGATTTTTTGCTTTCTGGTCTTAGGGAAGTAGAAAAAAATACTTTTCTGAAAACATTGTACAACAGAGATGAATTTGAGCTGATAGTAAGAAAGCTCCCTGAAGAAAAAATAGCTAAACATATTGCAACAGATGGAGATGACCTCTTACCCTTAATTCAGTATTGGCAGCAAAAGGGAATGATGGAAAAGTTTAATCCTGATGCTATTGCTGGTGTGATTAGAGCTTTATTTCTGCTATCAACTCATAAAAAAGAAATTGGGGATGGAGTTTATGATGAAACCTTGGAGCTCATTATTACTCTAATAGCAAATGGTTTATTTAAGGGGAGGGAGTAG
- a CDS encoding ABC transporter ATP-binding protein: MGQETVIQIRDLTKKYGSKQVLNSINLDIHRGQIIGYIGPNGAGKSTTVKILLGIVEGYKGSIKVFGEEINGGSTDYKLKVGYVPESGEIYDALTAYEYLEFIGELYGMDPDEIDKKGQRLMELFGILDVYYSRISSYSKGMRQKLLIIASLIHNPDILFLDEPLNGLDANSVMVFKEILADLARNGKTIFYSSHIMEVVEKISSRIILINQGQIIADGTFDELKEMSKEGSLESIFNQLTGFNRHSEIATEFVKAIQGV; encoded by the coding sequence ATGGGACAGGAAACAGTTATACAAATTCGAGATCTCACAAAGAAATACGGATCAAAACAGGTATTAAATAGTATCAACCTTGACATCCATAGGGGACAGATAATAGGTTATATCGGGCCAAATGGTGCAGGTAAAAGTACTACTGTTAAAATTCTTTTAGGGATAGTAGAAGGATATAAAGGAAGTATTAAGGTTTTTGGTGAAGAAATTAATGGAGGAAGCACTGATTATAAGCTTAAAGTGGGATATGTTCCAGAATCAGGTGAAATTTATGATGCACTAACTGCATATGAGTACCTAGAATTTATAGGTGAACTTTATGGCATGGACCCAGATGAAATAGACAAAAAAGGACAACGATTAATGGAGTTGTTCGGAATTTTAGATGTGTACTATTCTCGTATTTCCTCTTACTCCAAAGGAATGCGCCAAAAACTCCTAATCATCGCAAGTCTAATACATAATCCAGACATACTGTTTTTGGATGAACCACTCAATGGTTTAGATGCTAATAGTGTTATGGTATTTAAAGAAATTTTGGCTGACCTAGCCAGAAATGGGAAAACAATTTTTTACTCTTCACACATTATGGAGGTTGTGGAAAAAATAAGTAGCAGAATTATTCTAATTAATCAAGGACAAATAATTGCTGATGGTACCTTTGATGAACTCAAGGAAATGAGTAAGGAAGGTTCCTTGGAAAGTATATTTAATCAGTTAACTGGCTTTAATAGACATAGTGAAATAGCTACTGAATTTGTTAAGGCTATTCAAGGGGTGTAA
- a CDS encoding SDR family oxidoreductase, whose amino-acid sequence MGKKILVTGVPGNVGSAVVNNLIEYGCEVRAAVYNIERARGEVDSNVQLVRLDFEDPTTYEPALEGINKIFLMRPPAISDMKKYMFPFIDKAKEMGVEHVVFLSLLGIEKNPIPPHYKVEKYLEKSGIDYTFLRPSFFMQNLSTTHRDDIKTEGNIFIPAGNAKVSFIDARDIGEVGAITLANKGHENKAYTLTGPEAITYYDVADIFTKELGRKVRYTNPNPLKFRNTMIRKGTPKAFANVMVGLYLTTRFGMAKLVTPQMEKILGRKPISVKQFIQDHIECW is encoded by the coding sequence ATGGGGAAGAAGATTTTAGTAACTGGAGTGCCAGGTAATGTAGGAAGCGCAGTAGTAAATAACCTTATTGAGTATGGATGTGAGGTTAGAGCAGCGGTTTATAATATTGAGCGAGCTAGGGGGGAAGTAGATAGTAATGTCCAACTGGTAAGGCTTGATTTTGAAGATCCAACGACCTATGAACCAGCACTAGAAGGTATAAATAAGATATTTCTCATGAGGCCACCAGCCATATCAGATATGAAAAAATACATGTTTCCATTTATAGATAAAGCTAAGGAGATGGGGGTAGAGCATGTGGTATTTTTATCTCTTTTAGGTATCGAAAAAAACCCGATTCCTCCCCACTATAAAGTAGAAAAATATTTAGAAAAATCAGGAATAGACTATACCTTTTTGAGACCAAGCTTTTTCATGCAGAACTTAAGTACAACCCATAGGGATGATATTAAAACAGAGGGAAATATTTTTATTCCTGCAGGTAACGCGAAAGTTAGTTTTATAGATGCCCGTGATATTGGGGAAGTGGGTGCTATTACTTTGGCAAATAAAGGACATGAAAATAAGGCATATACACTAACTGGACCAGAGGCTATTACTTACTATGATGTTGCTGATATTTTCACTAAAGAATTGGGTAGAAAAGTTAGATATACTAACCCAAATCCATTGAAGTTCAGAAATACAATGATTAGAAAGGGTACCCCAAAAGCCTTCGCTAATGTAATGGTTGGGCTATACTTAACGACTAGGTTTGGAATGGCAAAACTTGTTACTCCACAGATGGAGAAAATACTCGGTAGAAAGCCTATTTCAGTAAAACAGTTTATCCAAGACCATATTGAATGCTGGTAA
- a CDS encoding zinc-dependent alcohol dehydrogenase has translation MKAIVYEGVKDVKVKNVGDPEIINHDDIIVKVTSTAICGSDLHLIHGMIPNTPKGFILGHETMGIVEEVGSDVTKVKKGDRVIIPFPVSCGDCWFCDHDLYTQCDNSNANGEVGGLFGYSKTFGGYDGGQAEYLRVPYGNVGPTVVPEELTDEQVLFLTDILPTAFWGVDNSGMKNGDTVVVLGCGPVGLLTQKWAAYKGASRIIAVDYIDYRLKHAEKHNQVETINFDKLKNTGEYIKEITGGGADVVIDCVGMDGKMSYVEMAESALKLQGGSKSAIEIATQAVRKAGTVSMVGVYGARYNMFPLGDFFSRNITLKMGQCPAHAYVDPILDLIKNEKFDATDIITHKLPLDQGEHAYEIFDAKKDDCIKVILKP, from the coding sequence GTGAAAGCAATAGTTTACGAAGGTGTAAAGGATGTTAAAGTCAAGAATGTAGGCGACCCAGAGATAATCAATCATGATGATATTATAGTAAAAGTGACTTCAACAGCAATTTGCGGCTCAGACTTACATCTTATTCATGGAATGATACCAAACACCCCGAAAGGATTTATTCTAGGTCACGAAACCATGGGCATTGTAGAAGAAGTGGGATCAGATGTTACAAAAGTAAAAAAAGGTGATAGGGTTATAATCCCGTTTCCCGTATCATGTGGGGATTGTTGGTTCTGTGACCACGATTTATACACACAGTGCGACAATTCAAATGCAAATGGTGAAGTGGGAGGGCTATTTGGATATAGTAAAACTTTTGGTGGATATGATGGTGGCCAGGCTGAATACTTAAGGGTTCCATATGGCAATGTAGGCCCAACGGTTGTTCCTGAAGAGCTAACAGATGAGCAGGTCTTATTTTTGACAGACATACTTCCTACAGCTTTTTGGGGCGTAGACAACTCAGGAATGAAAAATGGTGACACTGTTGTAGTGTTAGGATGTGGGCCAGTAGGTCTACTTACACAAAAGTGGGCAGCATATAAAGGGGCAAGTAGGATTATAGCTGTGGATTATATAGACTATCGTCTAAAACATGCAGAAAAACACAATCAAGTAGAGACAATTAACTTTGATAAATTGAAAAATACTGGTGAGTACATTAAAGAAATTACCGGTGGCGGTGCCGATGTGGTAATTGACTGTGTCGGTATGGATGGAAAAATGAGCTATGTGGAAATGGCTGAAAGTGCACTGAAGCTTCAGGGTGGTTCAAAATCTGCCATCGAAATTGCAACACAAGCAGTTAGAAAAGCTGGTACAGTATCCATGGTAGGTGTATATGGCGCAAGATATAATATGTTTCCACTAGGTGATTTTTTCTCAAGGAATATAACACTGAAAATGGGACAATGTCCTGCACACGCTTACGTTGACCCAATTTTAGATCTCATTAAGAACGAAAAATTTGACGCCACAGACATAATCACACATAAACTTCCCCTAGACCAGGGAGAACACGCCTACGAGATATTTGATGCAAAAAAGGATGATTGCATCAAAGTTATCTTAAAGCCTTAA